A region of the Microcystis aeruginosa FD4 genome:
CCTCTTTATTCACCGATCGCGCTATTTCCTACCGTCATCATAACGGTTTCGATCACTTTGCCGTCGCCCTTTCCGTCGGTGTCCAAAAAATGGTGCGTTCAGATCTAGCCACCTCCGGGGTGATGTTTTCCATCGATACGGAAACAGGGTTCAAAAATGCCGCTTTAATCACGGCAGCCTACGGTTTAGGGGAAAATGTCGTGCAGGGTGCTGTTAACCCCGACGAATATCTGGTTTTTAAACCCACTCTTAAAAACGGTTACAAACCCATCCTCGAAAAACGCCTCGGCAGTAAAGCGATCAAAATGATCTACGATGATGGAGGATCGCGTCTAACCAAGAATATCCGAGTTAACAAGCTAGAACAGGATCAATTCTGCATTAATGACCAAGAAATCCTCACTTTAGCCCGTTGGACGACCCAAATCGAGGAACATTACTCGCAGGTGCGCGGAACCTACACCCCCATGGACATCGAATGGGCAAAAGATGGTATCACAGGAGAACTGTTTATCGTTCAGGCCCGTCCAGAAACCGTACAATCGCAAAAAGCCGCTAATATCCTTAAATCCTACGAAATTAAGCAAAGAAGTCAAGTTTTAGCGGTGGGACGCAGTGTAGGTGCGGCAATCGGTCAAGGAAAAGCCAGAGTCATCCTCAGTGTCGATAAAATCAACAACTTTAAACCGGGAGAAGTTCTCGTCACCAATCGCACGGATCCCGACTGGGAACCGATTATGAAACAAGCAAGCGCGATCGTTACTAATCAGGGTGGTCGTACTTGTCATGCCGCTATTATCGCACGAGAAATGGGTATTCCGGCGATCGTGGGTTGCAATAATGCCACGGAAACGATTAAAACCGGTCAGGAAGTCACCGTTTGCTGTGCGGAAGGGGATGAAGGGAAAGTTTACCTCGGATTGCTACCCTTTGAAATTTGCGAAACTCACCTAGACAATTTGCCGCAAACTCGGACAAAAATCCTCATGAATATCGGTAATCCCGAAAAAGCCTTCGCTTTTGCCGATATTCCTGCCCAAGGGGTCGGTTTAGCGCGTCTAGAATTCATTATCGCTAACCATATTCAGGCCCACCCCAGCGCTTTGCTCAAATTCCACGAATTGGAAGAAGGAGACGTAAAAGACCAAATCGCCGAATTAACCAAACACTATCAGGATAAACCCCAATTTTTCGTCGATAAATTGGCCCGGGGAATTGCCATGATTGCAGCCGCATTCTACCCCAAAGATGTAATTGTGCGGATGTCCGATTTTAAATCGAATGAATACGCTAATTTATTGGGTGGCAAACCCTTTGAACCCAAGGAAGAAAACCCGATGATCGGTTG
Encoded here:
- the ppsA gene encoding phosphoenolpyruvate synthase, with the translated sequence MMLLQDVARTSREQALILWFEEVDSKDVGLVGGKNSSLGEMIQQLTPKGINVPTGFATTAYAYRHFVEKAGLDAQLRQIFQDLDENDVQNLQEKGKQARTLILNTPFPDDLSHAIAIAYRRLCERYGDDLYHSIDVAVRSSATAEDLPEASFAGQQETYLNVQGVRGVLEACHKCFASLFTDRAISYRHHNGFDHFAVALSVGVQKMVRSDLATSGVMFSIDTETGFKNAALITAAYGLGENVVQGAVNPDEYLVFKPTLKNGYKPILEKRLGSKAIKMIYDDGGSRLTKNIRVNKLEQDQFCINDQEILTLARWTTQIEEHYSQVRGTYTPMDIEWAKDGITGELFIVQARPETVQSQKAANILKSYEIKQRSQVLAVGRSVGAAIGQGKARVILSVDKINNFKPGEVLVTNRTDPDWEPIMKQASAIVTNQGGRTCHAAIIAREMGIPAIVGCNNATETIKTGQEVTVCCAEGDEGKVYLGLLPFEICETHLDNLPQTRTKILMNIGNPEKAFAFADIPAQGVGLARLEFIIANHIQAHPSALLKFHELEEGDVKDQIAELTKHYQDKPQFFVDKLARGIAMIAAAFYPKDVIVRMSDFKSNEYANLLGGKPFEPKEENPMIGWRGASRYTDPNYREAFALECRALKMVREEMGLTNVIPMIPFCRTPEEGMRVLEEMAKNGLERGVDGLQVYVMCELPSNVILADQFAQVFDGFSIGSNDLTQLTLGLDRDSALVAHLFDERNEGVKRMVKMAIETAKAHNRKIGICGQAPSDYPEFAQFLVELGIDSISLNPDSVLKTLLMVAAVEKGQ